In one Xylanivirga thermophila genomic region, the following are encoded:
- a CDS encoding GldG family protein, which yields MKKGSILESFKDKKFKYGGYATLMTAVVLAILIVVNLLVDQIPWKLDLTQNKLYSISEDTYKILDNLDQDIRIIGLYEAGKENKEVDEILKKYEARTKKVSVEYVDPVKNPTFAKQYDKEGNGLSTGSLIVISGNKFKVISPFDLYDYNYQTYRAESIAVEQRVTSAISYVTSEKNPVVYTLQGHDETALSVELKKRFENENYEVKELNLLTEDKIPEDIDLLMVISPKRDISEEEDKKIREYLTNQGRAVFLFDVLRDELTNFQSLLKSYGVAIQPSIIVEGDRNHHAGNPVWLVPNMESHDIISPLKSKDMMVIMPGAQGIETLDKKKRSIEVEPLLTTSSNSWGKKNLDAKTVDKETGDFEGPFDLAVAVTDKTYEDNKEKTTKIVVVGNATFTDGQFSAQVPGNGELLLNSLSWLQDKKDMISIRSKSLEYTRLNITGMQSLVWSGIVVIVIPVVIFLAGLMVWLRRRHL from the coding sequence TTGAAAAAAGGAAGTATCCTTGAATCATTTAAAGATAAAAAGTTCAAGTATGGTGGATACGCCACATTGATGACCGCAGTAGTACTAGCCATATTGATAGTTGTAAATCTTTTAGTGGATCAGATACCATGGAAGTTAGATTTAACGCAAAATAAACTATATTCAATATCTGAAGACACTTATAAGATACTAGATAACCTTGATCAGGATATAAGGATAATAGGTCTATATGAGGCAGGAAAGGAAAATAAGGAAGTAGATGAGATACTCAAGAAATATGAGGCACGTACAAAAAAGGTATCTGTTGAATATGTAGATCCTGTGAAAAATCCTACATTTGCAAAACAGTATGATAAGGAAGGGAATGGATTAAGTACTGGTAGCCTCATAGTCATAAGCGGAAATAAATTTAAAGTTATAAGTCCCTTTGATCTATATGATTATAACTACCAAACCTATAGGGCAGAATCAATTGCTGTAGAACAGAGGGTGACTAGTGCAATATCATATGTTACTTCTGAGAAAAATCCAGTTGTATATACCTTACAGGGGCATGATGAAACGGCATTGTCGGTTGAATTGAAAAAAAGGTTTGAAAATGAGAACTATGAGGTGAAAGAACTTAACCTCCTTACTGAAGATAAGATACCAGAGGATATCGATTTGCTTATGGTAATATCTCCTAAACGGGATATTTCAGAAGAAGAGGATAAAAAGATAAGGGAGTATCTTACAAATCAAGGAAGGGCAGTATTTCTATTTGATGTGCTCCGTGATGAATTAACTAATTTTCAATCATTGCTGAAAAGTTATGGCGTAGCCATTCAACCCTCCATAATAGTTGAAGGCGATAGAAATCATCATGCAGGTAATCCGGTATGGTTAGTACCTAATATGGAATCCCATGATATAATATCCCCTTTAAAGAGCAAAGACATGATGGTTATTATGCCTGGTGCACAGGGAATAGAGACGCTGGACAAAAAGAAGAGGTCCATAGAAGTTGAGCCATTACTCACCACCTCATCTAATTCATGGGGAAAGAAGAATCTAGATGCAAAGACTGTGGACAAGGAAACAGGTGATTTTGAAGGACCTTTTGATTTGGCTGTAGCGGTTACGGATAAAACCTATGAGGATAATAAGGAAAAGACTACTAAAATTGTGGTTGTAGGTAATGCTACATTTACCGATGGACAATTTTCCGCTCAAGTTCCGGGGAATGGCGAATTGTTATTAAACAGCCTTAGCTGGTTGCAGGATAAAAAGGATATGATATCTATCCGCTCGAAGAGTCTTGAATATACTAGACTGAATATAACGGGTATGCAATCTCTAGTTTGGTCGGGTATTGTGGTTATAGTTATTCCTGTTGTGATCTTTTTGGCAGGACTTATGGTATGGCTGAGGAGGAGACATCTATGA
- a CDS encoding ABC transporter permease subunit: MLSVFKREMKMYFSSPAGYIFMGSFLLISGIFFALYNLMSASPNYNSVLASITFVFLFAIPLLTMRLMSEEARQKTDQLLLTSPLKVSDIVFGKYFAAVTVFLITLLITCLYPIILSFFGKVPVGEIIGGYVGFFLLGSAFISIGLFISSLTENQVTAGIVTFGVMLFIWLLEGIQQGLPTGTIPGVVFASILVALISLFVYFSIRNTFVTIGTAAVGGIIIVIVYMINSTIYDAFIVKFFEWFSLLKRYQDFAMGVISLSPIIYYVTFSFAFVFLTIRRIDKKRWS; encoded by the coding sequence ATGCTGTCAGTATTTAAAAGAGAGATGAAGATGTATTTTTCTTCACCTGCCGGCTATATCTTTATGGGATCTTTTTTATTGATATCGGGTATATTTTTTGCATTGTACAACTTGATGTCTGCAAGTCCGAATTATAATAGTGTACTTGCCAGTATAACCTTTGTATTTTTGTTTGCCATACCACTCCTTACTATGAGACTGATGTCTGAAGAAGCTAGACAAAAGACCGATCAACTGCTTCTTACAAGTCCTTTGAAGGTATCGGACATTGTATTTGGCAAATATTTTGCTGCAGTAACAGTTTTTTTGATAACTTTGCTTATAACTTGCTTGTATCCGATAATATTAAGTTTTTTTGGCAAAGTACCTGTTGGGGAGATTATAGGTGGATATGTGGGATTTTTCCTATTAGGTTCTGCTTTTATATCCATAGGTCTTTTTATCTCATCCCTTACGGAGAATCAGGTAACTGCAGGTATAGTCACATTTGGCGTGATGCTTTTTATATGGCTCCTTGAGGGTATACAGCAAGGTTTGCCTACAGGAACTATTCCGGGAGTGGTTTTTGCATCTATACTGGTTGCATTAATTTCATTATTTGTATACTTTAGCATTAGAAATACCTTTGTTACTATTGGCACTGCAGCGGTGGGCGGCATTATAATAGTAATAGTATATATGATTAATAGTACTATTTATGATGCGTTTATTGTAAAATTTTTTGAGTGGTTTTCACTTCTTAAAAGATATCAAGACTTTGCGATGGGAGTCATTAGTTTAAGCCCAATAATATACTATGTAACGTTTTCTTTTGCTTTTGTATTTTTGACTATACGTAGAATAGACAAAAAAAGATGGAGCTAA
- a CDS encoding ABC transporter ATP-binding protein, with the protein MIEVQNVTKRYGQHVAVDHINFTVNKGEILGFLGPNGAGKSTTMNIITGYISATEGTIKVDGYDILENPLEVKKRIGYLPEFPPLYMDMTVEEYLEFVSNIKKVDVNNKKKTLDKVTELTGIGDVRGRLIKNLSKGYKQRVGVAQAMIGNPEVLILDEPTVGLDPKQIIEIRNLIKELGKEHTIILSSHILPEVSAVCERVIIINKGQLVASDTPENLSRRIGDSSKLILRVSGPDKQVLKTIREIQGVKYADIQGNKEPDTVDILVESQKDIDIRKSLFFAMSRAQYPILMMKSMDMTLEDIFLHVTTEEEGVS; encoded by the coding sequence TTGATAGAAGTTCAAAATGTTACCAAGAGATATGGACAGCATGTTGCTGTAGATCATATCAATTTCACTGTAAACAAAGGTGAAATTCTTGGCTTTTTAGGACCTAATGGTGCCGGGAAGTCTACCACTATGAATATAATTACCGGTTATATATCGGCAACAGAAGGTACAATAAAAGTGGATGGCTATGATATCCTGGAAAATCCTTTAGAAGTAAAGAAACGTATAGGATATTTACCGGAATTTCCACCGCTTTATATGGATATGACGGTAGAAGAATATCTGGAATTTGTGAGCAATATAAAGAAGGTCGATGTAAATAATAAAAAGAAGACCTTAGACAAGGTAACCGAACTTACGGGTATAGGTGATGTAAGGGGAAGACTCATAAAGAACCTATCAAAAGGCTATAAACAAAGGGTTGGAGTAGCTCAGGCTATGATTGGTAATCCTGAGGTACTTATACTGGATGAACCTACTGTAGGCTTGGATCCAAAACAGATTATCGAAATTCGAAATCTTATAAAAGAATTGGGGAAAGAGCATACGATAATATTGAGTTCCCATATATTACCTGAGGTTAGTGCGGTGTGCGAGCGGGTAATCATAATAAATAAAGGTCAGCTGGTAGCAAGCGATACCCCAGAAAATCTATCTAGAAGGATAGGTGATAGCAGTAAACTGATACTCAGGGTATCAGGGCCTGACAAGCAAGTACTAAAAACAATAAGGGAAATACAGGGAGTAAAATACGCTGATATTCAGGGAAATAAAGAGCCTGATACCGTAGATATTTTAGTTGAATCACAAAAGGATATCGACATAAGAAAATCACTATTCTTTGCTATGAGTAGGGCACAGTATCCAATACTAATGATGAAGTCTATGGATATGACTCTTGAAGATATCTTTTTGCATGTTACTACGGAAGAAGAGGGGGTATCATAA